One Mycolicibacterium goodii genomic region harbors:
- a CDS encoding cupin codes for MDTGSHGELQQDDGRFRVTRWTIEPGGAIPMHRHEHDYVVVPLVNATMHVVAPDGTDTVAELRIGESYTRIAGVEHRVENRGAVDTIVFVEVERL; via the coding sequence CTGGACACAGGGTCACACGGCGAACTGCAGCAGGACGACGGACGGTTCCGCGTCACCCGCTGGACCATCGAGCCCGGCGGTGCCATCCCGATGCACCGGCATGAGCACGACTATGTCGTCGTGCCGCTGGTCAACGCCACCATGCACGTCGTCGCACCCGACGGCACCGACACCGTCGCCGAACTGCGCATCGGCGAGAGCTACACCAGGATCGCCGGTGTCGAACACCGCGTCGAGAACCGCGGGGCGGTCGACACGATCGTCTTCGTCGAAGTCGAGCGGCTCTGA